A window of Corallococcus macrosporus DSM 14697 contains these coding sequences:
- a CDS encoding non-ribosomal peptide synthetase, whose protein sequence is MHLSTRADTASEFVCPEDATFVDVCRARAAAQPGDWIYTFLDDAGEQSLSYAELDAGARAVAARLQKHLAPGDRALLLYPPGRDYALGFLACLYAGVVAVPAYPPDPMRLGRTLPRLQALIADCGARVALTTTFIVDMVEPLTEGAPDLRSLSWLATDAVPASEAEAWRAPVLDGDTVAFLQYTSGSTGTPRGVVLRHRHLLHNSWLIARGFEASPHPVGVLWLPPYHDMGLIGGLLQPLFRDIPTVLLPPMSFLQRPMGWLEAVSRFGGTVCGGPNFAFDLCVRKSTPEQRAALDLSRWEVAFCGAEPVRADTLERFADAFAPAGFRREAFYPCYGLAEGTLIVSGGARSEAPVVRRFARDGLLLGEARAPEQDAAETVLVGCGQSLGDQDVRVVDPRTCRPCEPGRVGELWVKGPSVADGYWRRPEETARTFHGRLAGSEEGPYLRTGDLGVIDGGEVFITGRLKDLLVLRGRNFYPQDLEHSAERSHPGVRPGCGAAFAVDVAGEERLVLVQEVAARVGTAEAAEEVVTSIRAALGDLHGLSTHAVVLITAGSLPKTSSGKVQRRATRDAFLAGTLDVVLAWREAGAEVVAPAPSSGAAPEKATAPDDVLTALHERVARLLGVSAPALDVDAPLTHAGLDSLRALEVLHAVEEGWGVAPPVAYLLQGPSLRDVARWVEQARAEGAQAGPTPQAGAQEDDAGYVSDGQKALWFLQRMAPGGTAYLVSHAVRFTAPVEAAALGRAFSQLVARHPVLSSAFPEEQGAPVRRLATTPPALERTEAAAWTADALSERLHEEAHRPFDLEHGPLVRVRLYTGAPGGDVLLLAMHHLITDFWSLEVLAGELGTLYGAELRGVPPPLPPAPPLASTLLQGLARRCSGPRAEALQAWWRERLGGELPVLELPTSGPRPRLQSFRGDAVSFAVSPETSARLKALARAHGATPFMVLLAGYLTFLRRYSGQDDLMVGTPTAGRPRADLSRQLGYFVNPVALRAHLPRAMTFSGLVTQVRGTVLDALDHQELPFPRLVEHLQPRRDPSRAPVFQTMFALQSGRPGSEPLGAFAVGAPGARARLGELSVESVPLRHPGAAFDLSLVMAEVEGAFVARLEYCADLFDTHAAARMVRHLGALLDAAAARPDLPLVDLPWLEAEERRALLARGRGRRGPRVPEVGGLVQRLESWAAKTPDAPALVAGTARWTYRELAAWVDRLATLLRREGVGPEVRVGTLLERGGPEQVAAFLAILKAGGTAVPLDPAYPPGRVTWTLADAGARVLLAHERYAQRLEPLDDVTVLRWEAQISGAGAVEVEAPPPGGGEASPDGAAYVCYTSGSTGRPKGVVVTHRGVAHLCESFASGLPLGPDSRVFLFASPAFDMSVSDYVAALSSGSALHVAPGAPPMGDALYRLLVEQRITAAMLPPSVALLLPEGPLPDLTLFMAGAEPCPASLVARFAAGRTFLNAYGPTEVTVCATWARLTPDTEGPAAIGNALPHIDAYVLDAALQPVPVGVAGELYVGGPSLARGYLGRPDLTAERFIPDPHGDEPGARLYRTGDVVRWREDGQLDFLGRADTQLKLRGFRVEPGEVEAALRELSGMRQAHVTVWRPSSIAEPRLVAYVVPPPGDVLPPGEVRARLRERLPEHLVPVDLVTLEALPLLASGKVDARALPKPALPVSAEGKPRTPLEEQAARAWAEALGLPSVDVHAHFLDDLGGSSLSVVRACSRLSESLGREVPITHFFEHPTVHALARRLQAEARPDDTTDVKHQSRAEARRQALQRRGGRNPRGHG, encoded by the coding sequence ATGCACCTTTCGACCCGCGCTGACACCGCCTCCGAGTTCGTCTGTCCTGAAGATGCCACGTTCGTGGATGTGTGCCGGGCCCGCGCGGCGGCGCAGCCGGGCGACTGGATCTACACATTCCTGGACGACGCCGGGGAGCAATCCCTCAGCTACGCGGAGCTGGATGCGGGCGCGCGCGCCGTGGCGGCGCGGCTGCAGAAGCACCTGGCCCCCGGCGACCGCGCGCTGCTGCTGTATCCGCCGGGCCGCGACTACGCCCTGGGCTTCCTGGCGTGCCTCTACGCGGGCGTGGTGGCGGTGCCCGCGTATCCACCGGACCCGATGCGGCTGGGCCGCACCCTGCCGCGACTCCAGGCGCTGATCGCGGACTGCGGCGCGCGGGTGGCGCTGACGACGACGTTCATCGTGGACATGGTGGAGCCGCTCACCGAAGGGGCGCCGGACCTGAGGTCCCTGAGTTGGCTGGCCACGGACGCCGTGCCCGCGAGCGAGGCGGAGGCGTGGCGCGCGCCCGTGCTGGACGGCGACACGGTGGCGTTCCTCCAGTACACCTCCGGGTCCACGGGGACGCCGCGCGGCGTGGTGTTGCGGCACCGTCACCTCCTGCACAACTCGTGGCTGATTGCCCGGGGCTTCGAGGCGAGCCCCCACCCCGTGGGCGTCCTCTGGCTGCCGCCGTATCACGACATGGGGTTGATCGGCGGCTTGCTCCAGCCGTTGTTCCGCGACATCCCCACGGTGTTGCTGCCACCCATGTCCTTCCTCCAGCGCCCCATGGGCTGGCTGGAGGCGGTGTCGCGCTTCGGCGGGACGGTGTGTGGCGGGCCCAACTTCGCGTTCGACCTGTGCGTGCGCAAGAGCACCCCGGAGCAGCGGGCGGCGCTGGACTTGAGCCGGTGGGAGGTGGCGTTCTGCGGCGCGGAGCCCGTGCGCGCGGACACGCTGGAGCGCTTCGCGGACGCCTTCGCGCCCGCTGGCTTCCGGCGCGAGGCCTTCTACCCCTGCTACGGGTTGGCGGAGGGGACGCTGATTGTCTCCGGCGGGGCGCGCTCGGAGGCGCCGGTGGTGCGGCGCTTCGCGCGGGACGGACTGCTGCTCGGCGAGGCGCGGGCACCGGAGCAGGACGCGGCGGAGACCGTGCTGGTCGGCTGCGGGCAGTCGCTGGGCGACCAGGACGTGCGGGTGGTGGACCCGCGGACGTGCCGTCCTTGCGAGCCGGGCCGCGTGGGCGAGCTCTGGGTCAAGGGCCCGAGCGTCGCGGACGGCTACTGGCGGCGGCCCGAGGAGACGGCGCGGACCTTCCACGGTCGGCTGGCGGGCTCGGAAGAAGGGCCCTACCTGCGCACGGGCGACCTGGGGGTCATCGACGGTGGCGAGGTCTTCATCACCGGCCGGCTGAAGGACCTGCTGGTGTTGCGCGGGCGCAACTTCTACCCGCAGGACCTGGAGCACTCGGCGGAGCGCAGCCACCCCGGCGTGCGGCCCGGTTGTGGCGCCGCGTTCGCCGTGGACGTGGCGGGCGAGGAGCGGCTGGTGCTCGTGCAGGAGGTCGCCGCCCGGGTGGGCACCGCGGAGGCGGCGGAGGAGGTCGTCACGAGCATCCGCGCGGCGCTGGGCGACCTGCACGGCCTGTCCACGCATGCGGTGGTGCTCATCACCGCGGGCTCGCTGCCGAAGACCTCCAGCGGCAAGGTCCAGCGGCGCGCCACCCGGGACGCCTTCCTGGCGGGCACCTTGGACGTGGTGCTCGCGTGGAGGGAGGCCGGCGCGGAGGTGGTGGCTCCCGCGCCGTCGTCGGGCGCCGCGCCCGAGAAGGCGACGGCGCCCGACGACGTGCTCACGGCGCTTCACGAACGGGTGGCGCGGCTGCTGGGCGTGTCCGCGCCCGCGCTGGACGTGGATGCGCCCCTGACGCACGCGGGGCTCGACTCGCTGCGGGCACTGGAGGTGCTTCACGCGGTGGAGGAGGGCTGGGGTGTGGCTCCTCCCGTCGCGTATCTGCTCCAGGGCCCGAGCCTGCGGGACGTGGCGCGCTGGGTGGAGCAGGCGCGTGCGGAGGGCGCGCAGGCAGGCCCCACGCCTCAGGCGGGCGCGCAGGAGGATGACGCGGGCTACGTGTCCGACGGGCAGAAGGCGCTGTGGTTCCTCCAGCGCATGGCCCCCGGCGGCACGGCGTACCTGGTGTCGCACGCGGTGCGCTTCACCGCGCCGGTGGAGGCCGCCGCGCTGGGCCGCGCGTTCTCCCAATTGGTGGCTCGCCATCCCGTGTTGTCCTCCGCGTTCCCGGAGGAGCAGGGGGCGCCGGTGCGGCGGCTGGCCACCACGCCTCCCGCGTTGGAGCGGACCGAGGCCGCCGCATGGACGGCCGACGCCTTGAGCGAGCGCCTCCACGAAGAGGCGCATCGTCCCTTCGACCTGGAGCACGGGCCGTTGGTGCGGGTCCGGCTGTACACGGGGGCGCCGGGTGGGGACGTCCTGCTGCTCGCCATGCACCACCTGATCACCGACTTCTGGTCGCTGGAGGTGCTGGCCGGAGAGCTGGGGACGCTCTACGGCGCGGAGCTGCGGGGCGTACCGCCGCCGCTCCCTCCGGCGCCGCCGTTGGCGTCCACGCTGCTTCAGGGGCTCGCGCGGCGGTGTTCGGGGCCGCGCGCCGAGGCACTCCAGGCGTGGTGGCGCGAGCGGCTGGGCGGTGAGCTGCCGGTGCTGGAGCTGCCCACCTCGGGGCCGAGACCCCGGCTCCAGTCGTTCCGTGGCGACGCCGTGTCCTTCGCCGTGTCGCCGGAGACGTCCGCGCGCTTGAAGGCCCTGGCGCGCGCGCACGGCGCCACGCCGTTCATGGTGCTGCTGGCCGGATACCTGACGTTCCTGCGCCGCTACTCGGGGCAGGACGACCTGATGGTGGGCACGCCCACCGCCGGGCGCCCTCGCGCGGACCTGTCGCGTCAGTTGGGCTACTTCGTCAACCCGGTCGCCTTGCGCGCCCACCTGCCGCGCGCGATGACCTTCTCCGGCCTGGTGACGCAGGTCCGGGGCACCGTGCTGGACGCGCTGGACCACCAGGAGCTGCCCTTCCCGCGGCTCGTGGAGCACCTTCAGCCGCGCAGGGACCCTTCGCGCGCGCCCGTCTTCCAGACGATGTTCGCCCTGCAGTCGGGCCGTCCTGGAAGCGAACCCCTGGGCGCGTTCGCCGTCGGCGCGCCGGGTGCGCGGGCCCGCCTGGGCGAGCTGTCGGTCGAGTCCGTCCCCTTGCGCCACCCTGGCGCGGCCTTCGACCTCTCGCTGGTGATGGCGGAGGTGGAAGGCGCCTTCGTGGCGAGGCTGGAGTATTGCGCCGACCTCTTCGACACCCATGCCGCCGCTCGCATGGTGCGACACCTGGGCGCCTTGCTGGACGCCGCCGCCGCGCGGCCGGACCTGCCCCTGGTGGACCTGCCCTGGCTGGAGGCGGAGGAGCGACGCGCCTTGCTCGCGCGGGGCAGGGGGCGCCGCGGCCCCCGCGTGCCGGAGGTTGGTGGCCTGGTTCAGCGGCTGGAGTCGTGGGCGGCGAAGACGCCGGACGCACCCGCGCTCGTCGCGGGCACGGCGCGGTGGACCTACCGGGAGCTGGCGGCGTGGGTCGACCGGCTGGCCACGCTGCTGCGGCGCGAGGGCGTGGGCCCCGAGGTCCGGGTCGGCACGCTGCTGGAGCGCGGCGGCCCCGAGCAGGTGGCGGCGTTCCTCGCCATCCTCAAGGCGGGGGGCACCGCGGTGCCGCTGGACCCCGCGTATCCTCCGGGCCGGGTGACGTGGACGTTGGCGGACGCGGGCGCTCGCGTGCTCCTGGCCCATGAGCGGTATGCCCAACGGCTGGAGCCGCTCGACGACGTGACGGTGCTGCGCTGGGAAGCGCAAATCTCGGGAGCCGGCGCCGTGGAGGTGGAGGCGCCACCGCCCGGAGGTGGCGAGGCGTCACCCGACGGCGCGGCGTATGTCTGTTACACGTCCGGAAGCACGGGCCGGCCCAAGGGCGTGGTGGTGACGCACCGGGGCGTCGCGCACCTGTGCGAGTCCTTCGCCAGCGGCCTTCCGCTCGGGCCGGACTCACGCGTGTTCCTGTTCGCCTCGCCCGCCTTCGACATGTCGGTGTCGGACTACGTGGCGGCCCTGTCCTCGGGCAGCGCGCTGCACGTGGCGCCGGGAGCGCCTCCCATGGGGGACGCGCTGTACCGGTTGCTGGTGGAGCAACGCATCACCGCCGCGATGCTGCCGCCGTCCGTGGCCCTGCTGCTTCCAGAGGGGCCGTTGCCGGACCTGACCCTGTTCATGGCCGGCGCGGAGCCGTGTCCCGCGAGCCTCGTGGCCCGCTTCGCCGCGGGCCGCACGTTCCTCAACGCGTACGGTCCCACCGAGGTGACGGTGTGCGCGACGTGGGCACGTCTCACGCCCGATACGGAGGGACCGGCCGCCATCGGCAACGCCTTGCCGCACATCGATGCGTACGTGCTCGATGCGGCGCTCCAGCCCGTTCCCGTGGGCGTGGCGGGGGAGCTCTACGTGGGGGGGCCGTCCCTGGCCCGCGGCTACCTGGGCCGGCCGGACCTCACCGCCGAGCGCTTCATTCCGGACCCGCATGGCGACGAGCCCGGAGCCCGGCTCTACCGGACTGGAGACGTCGTGCGCTGGCGGGAGGATGGCCAACTGGACTTCCTGGGGCGCGCGGACACGCAGTTGAAGCTGCGGGGCTTCCGCGTGGAGCCCGGCGAGGTGGAGGCGGCGCTGCGCGAGTTGAGCGGCATGCGCCAGGCCCACGTCACCGTGTGGCGTCCTTCTTCCATCGCGGAGCCCCGGCTGGTGGCGTACGTCGTGCCGCCGCCGGGAGACGTCCTTCCGCCGGGAGAGGTGCGCGCGCGGCTGCGGGAACGGCTGCCGGAGCACCTGGTCCCCGTGGACCTCGTGACGTTGGAGGCGTTGCCCCTGTTGGCCTCGGGCAAGGTGGATGCGCGCGCGCTCCCGAAGCCCGCGCTCCCCGTGTCGGCGGAAGGCAAGCCCCGCACGCCGCTGGAGGAGCAGGCGGCCCGCGCGTGGGCGGAGGCGTTGGGGCTCCCCTCCGTGGACGTCCATGCCCACTTCTTAGACGACCTGGGCGGCAGCTCCCTGTCCGTGGTGCGTGCGTGCTCGCGGCTGAGCGAGTCGCTGGGGCGCGAAGTCCCCATCACCCACTTCTTCGAACACCCCACGGTCCACGCGCTCGCCCGGCGGCTGCAAGCCGAGGCGCGGCCGGACGACACCACCGACGTGAAGCACCAGTCGCGCGCGGAGGCCCGCAGGCAGGCCCTCCAGCGGCGCGGAGGAAGGAACCCCCGAGGCCATGGCTGA
- a CDS encoding S1C family serine protease: MFAFILAAVLAQSPVAPAEPSPPPAPGAPEAPPPTVPLGALPPATHELFQRIEGQVAQVRIIERRSGTRSSIGSAFFVSAAGHAVTNYHVISDVVIHPEDYKAELVLKGAGEPVPVRLVDVDVVHDLAVIQTATPVQSFFVLEDREPPQGARLFAMGNPRDLGTTIVEGTYNGFIHDALYERLHFSGAINPGMSGGPTLTGEGRVVGVNVATMGNQVGFLVPVKHARELLARALEAKDRGAQALLDTVRAQLLDNQQRVTERLLGEPVPRQALGSYRVPGRWGSFLKCWGDTPHDPEVPYTVTNYQCSSEEDIFVSSRHRTGVVAFLHQHATSQKLGALRFASLYSALYSQDPDAVEATRQDVTNYRCQSEFVDVAGLPVRAALCMRAYRKFPGLYDLVLRAATLNASTSGVDTSLTLAGFTADNGRELARRYLEALSWTK, from the coding sequence ATGTTCGCCTTCATCCTCGCAGCGGTGCTCGCGCAGTCGCCGGTGGCTCCGGCGGAGCCGAGCCCGCCTCCGGCTCCTGGTGCCCCCGAAGCTCCGCCGCCCACCGTGCCCCTGGGGGCCCTGCCGCCCGCCACGCACGAGCTGTTCCAGCGCATCGAGGGACAGGTCGCCCAGGTGCGCATCATCGAGCGGCGCTCCGGCACGCGTTCGTCCATCGGGTCGGCCTTCTTCGTGTCGGCCGCCGGGCACGCGGTGACGAACTACCACGTCATCTCCGACGTGGTCATCCACCCGGAGGACTACAAGGCGGAGCTGGTGCTGAAGGGCGCGGGCGAGCCCGTGCCGGTGCGCCTGGTGGACGTGGACGTGGTGCACGACCTGGCCGTCATCCAGACCGCCACCCCGGTGCAGAGCTTCTTCGTCCTGGAGGACCGCGAGCCGCCGCAGGGCGCGCGCCTGTTCGCCATGGGCAATCCGCGCGACCTGGGCACCACCATCGTGGAGGGGACGTACAACGGCTTCATCCATGATGCGCTCTACGAGCGGCTGCACTTCAGCGGCGCCATCAACCCCGGCATGAGCGGCGGGCCCACGCTCACGGGCGAGGGCCGCGTGGTGGGCGTCAACGTGGCCACCATGGGCAACCAGGTGGGCTTCCTGGTGCCGGTGAAGCACGCGCGGGAGCTGCTGGCCCGCGCGCTGGAGGCGAAGGACCGGGGCGCGCAGGCCCTGCTGGACACGGTGCGCGCGCAGCTCCTGGACAACCAGCAGCGCGTCACGGAGCGGCTGCTGGGCGAGCCCGTGCCGCGGCAGGCCCTGGGCAGCTACCGCGTGCCCGGGCGCTGGGGCTCGTTCCTCAAGTGCTGGGGAGACACGCCCCACGACCCCGAGGTGCCGTACACGGTGACGAACTACCAGTGCTCGTCTGAGGAGGACATCTTCGTGTCCTCGCGCCACCGGACGGGCGTGGTGGCCTTCCTGCATCAGCACGCCACCAGCCAGAAGCTGGGCGCGCTGCGCTTCGCCTCGCTGTACAGCGCGCTCTACTCCCAGGACCCGGACGCGGTGGAGGCCACGCGGCAGGACGTCACCAACTACCGCTGCCAGTCGGAGTTCGTGGACGTGGCGGGCCTGCCGGTCCGCGCCGCGCTGTGCATGCGCGCGTACCGGAAGTTCCCCGGCCTCTACGACCTGGTGCTGCGCGCGGCCACGCTGAACGCCAGCACCAGCGGCGTGGACACGTCGCTCACGCTGGCGGGGTTCACCGCGGACAACGGCCGCGAGCTGGCGCGCCGCTACCTGGAGGCGCTGTCGTGGACGAAGTGA
- a CDS encoding aldo/keto reductase: MKYTNLGRTGLRVSRLGLGCMSYGTPTWRPWVLDEEAAQPFFRRAVELGINFFDTADMYSLGVSEEVTGRALRRYARMDEVVLATKVYFPMGDGQNMRGLSRKHIVQGCEASLKRLGVEAIDLYQIHRMDPNTPLEETLAALDQLVRQGKVRYLGASSAYAWRFARALGVADLRGWTRFVSMQGHYNLVYREEEREMLPLCEAEGIGVIPWSPLARGLLAGSRKSLKDRDATARAKSDTLSPTLYDQPGDWDVVEANRRVAEQRNVPPAQTALAWLLSRPTVTAPIIGATKLEHLEDAVRAVDLKLTAEEVKALEAPYRPHAVRGL; the protein is encoded by the coding sequence ATGAAATACACCAACCTCGGACGCACCGGCCTGCGGGTGTCTCGCCTCGGTCTGGGCTGCATGAGCTACGGCACGCCCACCTGGCGTCCCTGGGTGCTGGATGAAGAGGCCGCGCAGCCCTTCTTCCGCCGGGCGGTGGAGCTGGGCATCAACTTCTTCGACACCGCGGACATGTATTCGCTGGGCGTGAGCGAGGAGGTCACCGGCCGCGCCCTCCGCCGCTACGCGCGGATGGACGAAGTCGTGCTGGCCACCAAGGTCTACTTCCCCATGGGGGACGGGCAGAACATGCGCGGCCTGTCGCGCAAGCACATCGTCCAGGGGTGTGAGGCCAGCCTGAAGCGGCTGGGCGTGGAGGCCATCGACCTCTACCAGATTCACCGGATGGACCCGAACACGCCGCTGGAGGAGACGCTGGCCGCGTTGGATCAGCTCGTGCGCCAGGGCAAGGTGCGCTACCTCGGCGCCTCCTCGGCGTATGCGTGGCGGTTCGCGCGGGCGCTGGGCGTGGCGGACCTGCGCGGCTGGACACGCTTCGTGTCCATGCAGGGGCACTACAACCTCGTGTACCGCGAGGAGGAGCGGGAGATGCTGCCCCTGTGCGAGGCCGAGGGCATCGGCGTCATCCCCTGGTCGCCGCTGGCGCGGGGCCTGCTCGCGGGCTCGCGCAAGTCCCTGAAGGACCGGGACGCCACGGCGCGGGCGAAGTCGGACACGCTGTCCCCCACGCTCTATGACCAGCCGGGGGACTGGGACGTGGTGGAGGCGAACCGGCGCGTGGCGGAGCAGCGCAACGTGCCGCCCGCGCAGACGGCCCTGGCCTGGCTGCTGTCGCGTCCCACGGTGACGGCGCCCATCATCGGCGCCACGAAGCTGGAGCACCTGGAGGACGCCGTGCGCGCGGTGGACCTCAAGCTGACGGCCGAGGAAGTGAAGGCCCTGGAGGCCCCCTACCGGCCTCACGCCGTGCGCGGCCTCTGA
- a CDS encoding FHA domain-containing protein: MDEVIFLEVLEGDAVQARHRLERFPVNVGRGYANDVILDDPKVSAEHLRVERREDGALVLRDVGSQNGTYRMEPWAQLAELELAPDTRVSVGDTVLRFRARIHPVEKTLIAAAPTAPRPRVFEQPRYFSLALQALLGASLLEGYLANYGRTDWGELTVALIVPLGITFLWAGGWAVASRIARRQFHYRTHATVAALVLLGSVVMQPLLTLVGFSLGVSGSLSWAHHAAFLALMAWGLYWHLRYVTRWEPGRLMRVIAVVTLSFGALSRADEWLGNESFSTELGFRRTLLPPAFRLVGTEPLDDFFAGSAEVQEQVDALAREP, encoded by the coding sequence GTGGACGAAGTGATCTTCCTGGAGGTGCTGGAGGGGGACGCCGTCCAGGCCCGCCACCGGCTGGAGCGCTTCCCCGTCAACGTCGGCCGCGGCTACGCCAACGACGTCATCCTCGACGACCCCAAGGTCTCCGCCGAGCACCTGCGCGTCGAGCGCCGCGAGGACGGCGCGCTGGTGCTGCGCGACGTGGGCAGCCAGAACGGCACCTACCGCATGGAGCCCTGGGCGCAGCTCGCCGAGCTGGAGCTGGCGCCGGACACCCGCGTGTCGGTGGGGGACACGGTGCTGCGCTTCCGCGCGCGGATCCACCCGGTGGAGAAGACGCTCATCGCGGCGGCGCCCACCGCGCCCCGGCCGCGCGTCTTCGAGCAGCCCCGTTACTTCTCCCTGGCCCTCCAGGCGCTGCTGGGCGCGAGCCTGCTGGAGGGCTACCTGGCCAACTACGGGCGCACCGACTGGGGCGAGCTGACGGTGGCGCTGATCGTGCCCCTGGGCATCACCTTCCTGTGGGCGGGAGGCTGGGCGGTGGCGAGCCGCATCGCCCGGCGCCAGTTCCACTACCGCACGCACGCCACCGTGGCCGCGTTGGTGCTGCTGGGCTCCGTCGTCATGCAGCCGCTGCTGACGCTGGTGGGCTTCAGCCTGGGCGTGAGCGGCAGCCTGTCCTGGGCCCACCACGCCGCCTTCCTGGCGCTGATGGCCTGGGGCCTCTACTGGCACCTGCGCTACGTGACGCGCTGGGAGCCGGGGCGGCTGATGCGCGTCATCGCCGTCGTCACGCTGTCGTTCGGCGCCCTGTCGCGGGCGGATGAGTGGCTGGGCAATGAGTCCTTCAGCACGGAGCTGGGCTTCCGCCGGACCCTGCTGCCGCCGGCCTTCCGGCTGGTGGGCACCGAGCCCCTGGACGACTTCTTCGCCGGCTCCGCGGAGGTCCAGGAGCAGGTGGACGCGCTGGCTCGCGAGCCGTGA
- a CDS encoding DUF4130 domain-containing protein: MDVHQESRPVVGARWRQSLVARKDGRRDGGVTRVFVAPDLASFRVVARGLLARGEPPERVRFEETRGRRELGREAAGWEAWGRAVSRVPQDFVGLARQVVCHREPARWPLLYRVLWRLTHGEPALLERHDDADVGRLRWLEQAVRRDLQALMAAVRFHRVWRDGREHHVAWYRPEHRIVREVAPFLVRRFPAFTWSLFTPDTWAHWDGARLTFEEGGALPEWARARVARAASHPRPPEAVARAPLLLVGASAGDGGAASFSGPAGALLDVVLGRAGLARSSLQVVRPCGNGCRWRRVGPPPLAWGEAGLCRHGLDAAVAEVRPRMIVALGPVAAQAFLGVGFRMHLSRGQLLDTRWAEGWMATYAPEAVLRLPVGRARAEARIHFEADLRSAAAWLRQRLTAEARARCVAGP; encoded by the coding sequence ATGGACGTCCATCAGGAGTCGAGGCCTGTCGTGGGTGCCCGGTGGCGGCAAAGCCTGGTCGCGCGGAAGGATGGGCGGCGGGACGGCGGGGTGACGCGGGTCTTCGTGGCGCCGGACCTGGCGTCCTTCCGGGTGGTGGCGCGGGGGCTGCTGGCGCGGGGGGAACCTCCGGAGCGGGTGCGCTTCGAGGAGACGCGAGGCCGTCGGGAGCTGGGGCGGGAGGCCGCGGGCTGGGAGGCCTGGGGCCGCGCCGTGTCCCGGGTGCCTCAAGACTTCGTGGGCCTGGCGCGGCAGGTGGTGTGCCACCGGGAGCCGGCGCGCTGGCCGCTGCTGTACCGCGTGTTGTGGCGGCTGACGCATGGGGAGCCGGCGCTGCTGGAGCGCCACGACGACGCGGACGTGGGCCGGCTGCGCTGGCTGGAGCAGGCGGTGCGGCGGGACCTGCAGGCCCTGATGGCGGCCGTGCGCTTCCACCGGGTGTGGCGGGACGGGCGTGAACATCATGTCGCGTGGTACCGGCCCGAACACCGCATCGTCCGGGAGGTGGCGCCGTTCCTCGTGCGCCGCTTCCCGGCCTTCACCTGGAGCCTGTTCACGCCGGACACCTGGGCGCACTGGGATGGGGCGCGGCTCACCTTCGAGGAAGGCGGGGCGCTGCCGGAGTGGGCCCGCGCCCGGGTGGCGCGGGCCGCGTCCCACCCGCGTCCCCCGGAGGCCGTGGCGCGCGCGCCCCTGCTGCTGGTGGGGGCCTCCGCCGGGGACGGCGGGGCGGCGTCCTTCTCGGGGCCCGCGGGCGCGCTCCTGGACGTCGTGTTGGGGCGCGCGGGGCTCGCGCGCTCCAGCCTCCAGGTGGTGCGGCCCTGCGGAAACGGATGCCGCTGGCGGCGCGTGGGGCCGCCTCCGCTGGCGTGGGGGGAGGCGGGCCTCTGCCGCCATGGGCTGGACGCCGCGGTGGCGGAGGTCCGGCCGCGGATGATTGTCGCGCTGGGGCCGGTGGCGGCCCAGGCCTTCCTGGGGGTGGGGTTCCGCATGCACCTGAGCCGGGGGCAGCTCCTGGACACGCGGTGGGCGGAGGGCTGGATGGCCACGTATGCCCCGGAAGCGGTGCTGCGGCTCCCCGTGGGCCGGGCGCGGGCGGAGGCGCGCATCCACTTCGAAGCGGATCTCCGGTCCGCGGCGGCGTGGCTGCGGCAGCGCCTCACCGCTGAAGCGCGGGCCCGGTGCGTGGCCGGGCCATGA